A single genomic interval of Gopherus evgoodei ecotype Sinaloan lineage chromosome 11, rGopEvg1_v1.p, whole genome shotgun sequence harbors:
- the HOXD4 gene encoding homeobox protein Hox-D4 encodes MAMSSYMVNSKYVDPKFPPCEEYLQNNYLAEQGSDYYSASQGSDFQHQGIYPRSNYSEQPFSCANAQDSAVQPRGHGQEQSGPPSHFPGQSEHCLPPPISNSRACSQQQNLKTPNGSAIKQPAVVYPWMKKVHVNSVNPNYTGGEPKRSRTAYTRQQVLELEKEFHFNRYLTRRRRIEIAHTLCLSERQIKIWFQNRRMKWKKDHKLPNTKGRSSSSGSNQHLQTVSKDHHTDLTTL; translated from the exons ATGGCCATGAGTTCGTATATGGTGAACTCTAAGTATGTGGATCCTAAATTTCCTCCTTGCGAGGAATATTTACAGAATAACTACTTAGCTGAGCAGGGCTCCGACTATTACAGTGCATCGCAAGGCTCTGATTTTCAGCATCAGGGAATCTATCCACGGTCAAACTACAGCGAGCAGCCCTTTAGCTGTGCCAATGCCCAAGACTCTGCAGTGCAGCCGCGGGGTCATGGACAGGAGCAATCCGGCCCACCGAGCCACTTCCCCGGTCAATCAGAGCATTGTCTGCCGCCTCCAATATCCAACTCGCGAGCCTGCAGCCAGCAGCAAAACCTCAAAACCCCAAACGGGTCAGCAATTAAACAGCCAGCAGTAGTTTATCCCTGGATGAAGAAAGTCCATGTTAACTCGG TGAATCCCAATTACACCGGAGGGGAACCTAAACGCTCCAGAACAGCCTACACAAGGCAGCAAgtcctagaactggaaaaagaATTTCATTTTAACAGGTATCTGACTAGGCGTCGTCGTATTGAAATAGCCCACACTTTGTGTCTCTCTGAACGCCAGATCAAGATCTGGTTTCAGAATAGAAGAATGAAGTGGAAAAAAGACCACAAACTGCCCAACACTAAGGGTAGGTCTTCTTCATCTGGTTCAAACCAACATTTACAGACTGTTTCCAAGGACCATCACACTGACTTGACAACTTTATAG